The following is a genomic window from Pseudomonas sp. FP2335.
CACGCTGGCGCGAAGTGCGCGACAGTGACAAGTATTCGCGCCTGCAGGCATTCGGCAAGGCCCTGCCCAAGCTGCGCAAGCAACTGCAAGCGCAAATCGCCGCGCCGGGATTCACCCGCGAAAAGGTCCTGGCCACGGTGGTGATGCTGCTCGACGCCACACTGATTCGCGTCGGCAACACCCAATACGCACGGGACAACAAATCCTACGGACTGACGACCTTGCGCAACCGCCATGTGGGTATCAAGGGCAGCGAGATCCGCTTCCAGTTCCGTGGCAAAAGCGGCGTCGAACATCAGGTCAGCGTCAAGGACCGGCGCCTGGCCACGGTGGTCAAGCGCTGCCTGGAGTTGCCGGGACAGAACCTGTTCCAGTACCTGGACGAAGACGGCGAGCGCCATACCGTCAGCTCCCAGGATGTGAACGCGTACCTGCACAGCCTCACCGGCGCCGACTTCACCGCCAAGGACTACCGCACCTGGGCCGGCACCGCACTGGCACTCGCGGTATTGCGTGAGTTGGAGTGGCAGCCGGAATCCGACGCCAAGCGCCACGTGGTGGCGACGGTCAAGGACGTCGCCAAGCAACTGGGCAACACCCCGGCGGTGTGCCGCAAATGTTATATCCACCCGGCTGTGCTGGAGCATTTCAGCCTGGGTGAACTGTCCAGGCTGCCCAAGCCGCGGGTACGCAAAGGGCTCAAGGCGGAAGAGGTGGCGCTTGCGATGTTTCTGGAGCAGCTAGCCGCAGACTTGCCGAAAAAAGCCCAGCCGGGTTAGGCTTTGCATCCCTTCTGACTCCCAGGGCGACCGCCGACGTGAACAACTAAGCCTTCCAAAATGTATCTGCAACAAGCCGCCCGGCGCGCTTGTTGGCCTGTTCGACATTTTTCTGGAGGTGCTGATGACTGACGTCAAACGCCTGCCCGCATTGGTTTCCCTGCAACACCTGTGCTTTCAGTTCGCCAATGGCGAAACATTGCTGCAAGACCTGACCCTGTCCATCGACCACACGCCGACCGGCATCGTCGGGCGCAACGGACGGGGCAAAAGTATCCTCGCCAAATTGATTGCCGGGCGGCTGCAGCCCTCCACTGGCACACTGAATCGTACGGCCAGCGTGGCCTACGTGCCGCAAAGCCTGGATGTCGCCCAAGGCGACACCATTGCCCATCTGACAGACACAGCACTGACCTTGGCTGCACTTGAACGCATGGCCGAGGGCACTGCGCAGCTGCATGATCTAGAGCTGATCGATGATCGCTGGGACCTGCACGAACGCCTGCGCAGCGCGCTGGATAGCGCAGGGTTGGCGCACCTCGCGCCACAAAGCCCGGCCGCTCAGCTCAGCGGTGGCCAATTGGCACGGGTCGCGCTGATCGGCGCGTTGCTGGCGGCCCCACAACTATTAGTGCTCGATGAGCCCACCAACCACCTCGACAGCAGCGGCCGCGACTGGCTGCTGCAACAGTTGGCGGGTTGGCGCGGCGGCCTGGTGGTGGTCAGCCACGACCGGCAACTGCTCAACAGCCTGGGGCGCATCATCGAACTCTCACCCCTTGGCGCCCAGGTCTATGGCGGCAACTACGATGCCTACCGCCTGCAACGCGACGCCGAACAGCAGGCTGCGGCCGCAGCCCTGGAACATGCCCGCCTGGCCCGCAGCCGCGAAAGACGGCGCCTGCAAACCGAGCATGACAGCCTGCAACGCCATGCCGCGCGCGCGCGCAAACAAGCCGAAACGGCTAACGTGGACCGCTTCACCAAGGCACGCTGGAAAAGTACCGCCAGCGAAATCGTCAGCACTGTGCGCAGCGCGCACTCGGTCCACAAGCACGAACTCGACGCCCAGGTGCGTCAGGCCTACGAGCGGGTGCAAGATGAAACGCCGACCTTGCTGGCGCTGCCCGCCTCGACCGTGCCCAAGCGGCGACAGGTGCTGGACCTGGTGGATGTTCAACTGCCGTGGCTGCCGCACACCCGCCTCAACCTTCATCTTGCGGGCGCCGTTCGCGTCGCCGTGCGCGGGCCGAACGGCTGCGGCAAGTCCACGTTGCTCGCGCTGCTGGCGGGCCAATGGCGGGCGGTCAGTGGGGTCTGCCGCGTACATGTGCCCTGCGCCTATATTGATCAACACCTCGCGTTACTCGACGATCAACGCTCCGTCATCGAGCAGCTCCAACTACTCGGCACGCCGATGGCCGAAGCCGAACTGCGTAGCCGTTTGGCGCTGTTGCAACTGGACGCCTTGCGGGTGACTCAACCGCTTGGGCAGCTCAGTGGCGGCGAACGCATAAAGGCGGCGATGGCGGTTGCCTTATGGCGCGCAACGCCGGCACAGTTGCTGCTGTTGGACGAGCCGACCAACCATTTGGATCTGGAGTCGATACTCGCGTTTGAACGGGCATTACACGGTTTTACCGGCGCAATGTTGGTGGCGTCCCACGATCAAGCGTTCATGCGTGCAATCCGGCCGACGCACTGCTTGACCTGGGAAAACGAGGGCTGGCGCCTGGAGTGTGTCTGAGGTCATTGCGCGGGGTGTCAAAGCGTCCTACCGTAGTGGCCGAATAATTTCACCCAGGAGCCCGG
Proteins encoded in this region:
- a CDS encoding DNA topoisomerase IB, producing MPDTDLPHDLHYVDDTQPGIRRKTLRGKFQYFDPRGVRIRDADEIQRLNALAVPPAYTDVWICADPRGHLQATGRDARGRKQYRYHARWREVRDSDKYSRLQAFGKALPKLRKQLQAQIAAPGFTREKVLATVVMLLDATLIRVGNTQYARDNKSYGLTTLRNRHVGIKGSEIRFQFRGKSGVEHQVSVKDRRLATVVKRCLELPGQNLFQYLDEDGERHTVSSQDVNAYLHSLTGADFTAKDYRTWAGTALALAVLRELEWQPESDAKRHVVATVKDVAKQLGNTPAVCRKCYIHPAVLEHFSLGELSRLPKPRVRKGLKAEEVALAMFLEQLAADLPKKAQPG
- a CDS encoding ABC-F family ATP-binding cassette domain-containing protein codes for the protein MTDVKRLPALVSLQHLCFQFANGETLLQDLTLSIDHTPTGIVGRNGRGKSILAKLIAGRLQPSTGTLNRTASVAYVPQSLDVAQGDTIAHLTDTALTLAALERMAEGTAQLHDLELIDDRWDLHERLRSALDSAGLAHLAPQSPAAQLSGGQLARVALIGALLAAPQLLVLDEPTNHLDSSGRDWLLQQLAGWRGGLVVVSHDRQLLNSLGRIIELSPLGAQVYGGNYDAYRLQRDAEQQAAAAALEHARLARSRERRRLQTEHDSLQRHAARARKQAETANVDRFTKARWKSTASEIVSTVRSAHSVHKHELDAQVRQAYERVQDETPTLLALPASTVPKRRQVLDLVDVQLPWLPHTRLNLHLAGAVRVAVRGPNGCGKSTLLALLAGQWRAVSGVCRVHVPCAYIDQHLALLDDQRSVIEQLQLLGTPMAEAELRSRLALLQLDALRVTQPLGQLSGGERIKAAMAVALWRATPAQLLLLDEPTNHLDLESILAFERALHGFTGAMLVASHDQAFMRAIRPTHCLTWENEGWRLECV